In Coleofasciculus chthonoplastes PCC 7420, the sequence GGCCCAACAGCGTTCTATCGGATTGTACTTGCTGTGGTAGGGAGGATAGTAAATCAGGCGAATTTTTACATCAATCTCTTGGGAAAGTTCAACCATTCGTTTGATAAATTGGGTGCGGTCACTGCGAGTTGCTACACCGCCATCAAGATCAATCACCCATTCAGAAATCTCCGGATAATCGGGTTGATTTTGTTTCCACCAAGCAGTTAAACAATCGACGATAAAGTCACTAGTTTCAACAGAGTGACCCATATAATCGATATGTCGCTGTGG encodes:
- a CDS encoding ISAzo13-like element transposase-related protein, whose translation is MLTPQRHIDYMGHSVETSDFIVDCLTAWWKQNQPDYPEISEWVIDLDGGVATRSDRTQFIKRMVELSQEIDVKIRLIYYPPYHSKYNPIERCWAVLENYWNGAILDSVEAAIQWAANMTWKGIAPIVHHIETIYEKGIKVLPTELEDYYPFWQRSETLPKWDITIVPS